A part of Halobacillus shinanisalinarum genomic DNA contains:
- a CDS encoding hemolysin family protein codes for MIIAIIFLLFVSFFFSGSETALTATNKMRLQTKAGNNDRKAEKLLHLVSKPGEFITTILIGNNISNILLPTLVTTLAIQYGFNVGLASAILTVTIIIFSEVIPKSVAAAFPDRIALLVSPIIRFFVVVFKPVTIVLNRLTGIITKALAKDQPNDVSISKEELRTMVDIADSEGTFNQAESHRIKGVLDFYNLNVKDVLKTPRVELTALPSTASFEVVRDVVIQNPFTRYPVYKEDIDDIVAVFHSKYLLSWSTEQGKPLEAFSYTDPLIIYEFHPIEWVFRKMTKEKKHMAIVLDEYGGTEGILTHEDIIEAMIGLEIEDEMDLESEAIVEKVTDTEIICDGKITLRRLNSIFNSEIPEEEDVLAGYLLKEFNDFPEEGEVLERVNLTFKVLETEGRTIRKVLIIK; via the coding sequence GTGATCATTGCGATCATATTTTTATTATTTGTTTCATTTTTCTTCTCAGGAAGTGAAACGGCATTGACAGCCACCAATAAGATGAGACTGCAAACGAAGGCAGGTAACAACGATAGAAAGGCTGAAAAACTTTTACATTTAGTTTCTAAACCAGGTGAATTTATTACGACTATTCTAATTGGAAACAATATTTCCAATATATTACTTCCTACGCTTGTGACAACGCTTGCGATTCAGTATGGATTTAATGTAGGGCTTGCTTCTGCTATTTTAACGGTTACGATTATCATCTTTTCTGAAGTCATTCCTAAATCGGTAGCAGCTGCATTCCCCGATCGTATTGCACTGCTCGTATCCCCGATCATTCGATTTTTTGTCGTTGTTTTTAAACCGGTAACGATCGTACTTAATAGGCTTACAGGAATAATTACAAAAGCTCTTGCAAAGGATCAACCAAACGATGTATCCATATCCAAAGAGGAACTGCGTACTATGGTTGATATTGCAGACTCAGAAGGAACGTTCAATCAAGCAGAGTCCCACCGTATTAAAGGCGTACTCGATTTTTACAATTTAAATGTCAAGGATGTATTAAAAACACCAAGGGTAGAGCTTACTGCTCTTCCAAGTACGGCAAGTTTTGAAGTGGTAAGGGACGTTGTCATTCAAAATCCGTTTACAAGATATCCTGTATATAAAGAAGATATTGATGATATTGTGGCTGTCTTCCATTCAAAGTATTTGCTATCGTGGTCCACAGAGCAGGGGAAACCGTTAGAAGCATTTAGTTACACTGATCCATTGATTATCTATGAATTCCATCCGATAGAATGGGTCTTCCGCAAGATGACAAAAGAGAAAAAACATATGGCCATCGTATTGGATGAGTATGGTGGAACAGAAGGAATTCTAACACATGAAGATATAATCGAAGCAATGATTGGTCTAGAAATTGAGGATGAAATGGACCTTGAAAGCGAAGCGATTGTTGAAAAGGTTACGGATACCGAAATCATTTGTGATGGAAAAATTACGCTTCGGCGGTTAAATTCCATTTTTAATTCAGAAATTCCAGAAGAAGAGGATGTTCTTGCCGGATATTTGCTAAAAGAGTTTAACGATTTCCCTGAAGAGGGAGAGGTGTTGGAGCGGGTCAACCTAACGTTTAAAGTGTTAGAAACTGAAGGAAGAACGATTAGAAAGGTCTTGATTATTAAATAA